One segment of Rhodopirellula baltica SH 1 DNA contains the following:
- a CDS encoding dihydrolipoamide acetyltransferase: MADENKTDDKPELDDAPAKPRSNTSLIVLFVGMVVVLETGMFFFLVPSAEQVSALAEAELIQSVQEGAEKAEQEQSDENQEIEFDLGAFGETFSPIETERSFRVELKLYGLIRKKNREKMAKEFDAKNGRLRHAIRMKIRNSELNELTENQLGLLQRRILTTCNHLLDEDLLLGVGFHEFQLIEE; encoded by the coding sequence ATGGCCGACGAAAACAAAACCGACGACAAACCTGAACTCGATGATGCTCCGGCAAAACCTCGCAGCAACACCAGTCTGATCGTTCTGTTCGTGGGAATGGTGGTCGTCCTCGAAACGGGAATGTTCTTCTTCCTCGTCCCAAGTGCAGAACAGGTCAGCGCTCTCGCTGAAGCGGAACTGATCCAATCGGTTCAAGAAGGGGCCGAGAAGGCTGAACAGGAACAATCCGATGAAAATCAAGAAATTGAATTTGATCTGGGCGCGTTCGGTGAGACCTTCAGTCCCATCGAAACCGAACGGTCTTTCCGAGTGGAATTGAAGCTCTATGGGCTGATTCGCAAGAAAAACCGCGAAAAGATGGCGAAGGAGTTCGACGCCAAAAACGGCCGTCTTCGCCATGCGATCCGAATGAAGATCCGAAATAGCGAACTGAATGAGCTCACCGAAAACCAATTGGGCTTGCTACAGCGTCGAATTTTGACGACATGTAACCATCTTCTGGACGAAGATCTACTGCTGGGTGTCGGGTTTCACGAATTCCAGCTGATCGAGGAGTGA
- the fliN gene encoding flagellar motor switch protein FliN, whose protein sequence is MSETENQTESSEQLNTDDIEALLNEASQSLAAATGDKESTERDVPRPFALGDLSPNSLGEAAHDVDLLGEVEMDLRIELGRTQMRLEEVLRLRAGSVVALDKLAGDPVDIYVNGRLIARGEVLVMNDNFCVRVTELVGASS, encoded by the coding sequence GTGAGCGAGACGGAGAATCAAACGGAATCCAGCGAACAACTCAATACAGATGATATTGAGGCGTTGCTCAATGAAGCATCGCAGTCCCTCGCTGCCGCAACCGGCGACAAAGAATCCACCGAACGCGATGTGCCGCGACCGTTCGCCCTTGGCGATCTCTCGCCGAATTCGCTTGGTGAAGCTGCCCACGACGTTGATCTTCTCGGCGAAGTCGAGATGGATCTTCGCATCGAATTGGGACGCACTCAAATGCGACTCGAAGAAGTCCTGCGTCTGCGTGCAGGCAGCGTCGTTGCTCTCGACAAACTAGCCGGTGACCCCGTCGACATTTACGTCAACGGCCGACTGATCGCTCGCGGCGAAGTCTTGGTCATGAACGACAACTTCTGCGTGCGAGTGACTGAATTGGTCGGAGCCTCCTCATGA
- the fliO gene encoding flagellar biosynthetic protein FliO has product MIRLATVTNRHLWLALIAIVCLGETAVADQSYLSDTLSTHNVSPEPPKVVGRGFPALSMRPEEQESSAYQLPSDGQTSGLELNPDGESSRSKTIAPLVTVGSSLAIVLALFCGLVWVSRRFGGGSAASKPLSAATLSPLGHIMLDPRTKLLLVKCGRRVLVLSQTSTGVTPISEVTDPDEVRELIASCSGEARAVFEQTMRQIEREPVASGFVERPAASEPAPSKPRRLFASA; this is encoded by the coding sequence ATGATCCGCCTCGCCACCGTAACGAATCGACATTTGTGGTTGGCGTTGATCGCCATTGTCTGCCTTGGCGAAACTGCCGTCGCGGATCAAAGCTATCTGAGCGACACGCTTTCAACGCACAACGTTTCACCTGAACCACCCAAAGTCGTCGGGCGAGGCTTCCCCGCTCTCTCGATGCGTCCGGAAGAGCAAGAATCTTCCGCCTACCAATTGCCATCTGATGGCCAGACATCAGGACTCGAACTCAACCCTGATGGCGAATCTTCGCGTTCGAAAACCATCGCTCCCCTGGTCACGGTTGGATCGAGCCTCGCAATCGTTCTCGCGTTGTTCTGTGGCTTGGTATGGGTCAGCCGTCGGTTCGGCGGCGGTTCCGCCGCTTCCAAACCGCTTTCAGCCGCTACTCTCAGCCCACTCGGGCACATCATGCTCGACCCCCGAACCAAACTGCTGCTCGTCAAATGCGGCCGACGGGTGCTCGTGCTCAGCCAAACATCCACCGGCGTGACACCAATCTCGGAAGTCACCGACCCAGACGAAGTTCGTGAATTGATCGCAAGTTGCTCCGGCGAAGCTCGTGCCGTCTTTGAACAAACGATGCGTCAAATCGAACGTGAACCGGTCGCCTCGGGATTCGTTGAACGTCCCGCCGCTTCCGAACCGGCCCCTTCTAAACCACGTCGACTGTTTGCTTCGGCGTAG
- a CDS encoding FAD-dependent oxidoreductase produces the protein MDQMIPASLAERRRWVVAPNQTDHPPGEMVLYWMHNALRGHENPALDAAIWMAHKTGLPLLVYHGLSEKYPYASDRHHAFIMQGARDVQRELQARGITYAFHLERHGQRGPHLRDLCRRAAVLVSEEMPVAPIACWVERLRSLVTTPIMLVDTSCIVPSQSVDAVPTRAFEFRRLIQSELENRLSRPYEELPANLLPAKFTGPLGFAPIDLQDVDLAELISQCKVDHSVGPVADTPGGMRAGYARWDRFREKSLTQYSRQRNHPDDPLGVSRLSGYLHYGMISPFRIAREAAAMGARKYVDELVVWREMVFRFCLEHVEDLDTMAVLPKWSRETLEKHAEDSRDEVLDWETLARGKSSQSLWNLAQRSLLRHGELHHNLRMTWGKAFLAMTSQPCQALAQCIDLNHRYAIDGRSPISYSGILWSFGQFDRPSEPEQPIYGKVRSRTIEEQGKRIDQPQVAEWINRPVAAGLPRVAIVGAGLAGLVAARTLQDHGLDVQVFEKSRGVGGRLATRRSDSGGGFDHGAQYFTVRDDRFARHVRSWIQQGLVEPWLQPIVELQPGGKVVEEKCGTPRYVGVPGMSAIGKHLAADLDVRLQTTVGSLHQVGERWKLQIENAGGNSSGAQANEVDSGEFDRVIMNCPPAQAASLLAGHSDLEATAKQVEMLPCWSVMVRGEGLSDLGYVGAFINEGPLSWIARNDAKPGRTRTDEPLSSWVLHASTDWSQEHLQRPADWVAKELLLALEQATGQRFHRVIESQAHRWRYANPVSPLGNDCLWDRTTGLGACGDWCGGPRVEGAFLSGMAMAGAILRHATIDRAAADRNGLVRAPTPKQTVDVV, from the coding sequence GTGGATCAAATGATCCCCGCATCTTTGGCTGAGCGCCGGCGTTGGGTGGTTGCACCCAATCAAACCGATCACCCGCCAGGTGAGATGGTGCTGTACTGGATGCATAACGCTTTGCGGGGGCATGAAAATCCAGCATTGGACGCGGCGATTTGGATGGCTCACAAAACCGGTTTGCCACTGTTGGTTTATCACGGGTTGTCTGAAAAATATCCCTACGCGTCAGATCGCCATCACGCGTTTATCATGCAGGGTGCCCGAGACGTTCAGCGAGAATTGCAGGCACGGGGGATTACCTACGCGTTTCACTTGGAGCGTCATGGGCAGCGTGGGCCACACCTGAGGGATTTGTGCCGCCGGGCTGCGGTGTTGGTCAGTGAGGAAATGCCTGTTGCACCAATAGCATGTTGGGTCGAGCGGCTGCGTAGTTTGGTGACAACACCGATCATGTTGGTCGACACGAGTTGCATTGTGCCATCTCAGTCTGTCGATGCCGTCCCGACGCGAGCGTTTGAGTTTCGACGATTGATTCAAAGTGAGCTCGAGAATCGTCTGTCTCGTCCGTACGAAGAATTGCCAGCTAACCTGCTGCCAGCGAAGTTCACCGGGCCATTGGGGTTCGCCCCGATTGATCTGCAGGATGTCGACTTGGCTGAATTGATCAGCCAGTGCAAAGTCGATCATTCGGTCGGCCCGGTCGCGGATACGCCCGGGGGCATGCGGGCTGGCTACGCTCGTTGGGATCGTTTTCGTGAAAAGTCTTTGACTCAGTACTCCAGGCAACGCAATCATCCCGACGATCCGTTGGGTGTCAGTCGTTTAAGCGGTTACTTGCATTACGGGATGATCAGCCCATTTCGCATCGCACGAGAAGCCGCTGCGATGGGAGCGAGGAAGTACGTCGACGAACTCGTTGTATGGCGTGAAATGGTGTTCCGATTTTGTCTGGAGCATGTGGAAGACCTCGACACCATGGCCGTGCTGCCGAAATGGTCACGCGAGACGCTCGAGAAACATGCTGAGGATTCTCGAGACGAAGTCTTGGATTGGGAGACACTTGCACGCGGGAAGTCGTCGCAATCGTTGTGGAACCTGGCGCAGAGGAGTCTGCTGAGACACGGAGAGTTGCATCACAATCTGCGGATGACTTGGGGCAAAGCTTTTTTGGCAATGACATCGCAACCCTGTCAGGCACTCGCTCAGTGCATTGACTTGAACCATCGGTATGCGATCGATGGGCGAAGCCCAATCAGCTACAGCGGAATTCTGTGGTCCTTTGGTCAGTTCGATCGTCCTTCTGAACCAGAACAACCGATTTATGGCAAGGTGCGTTCACGTACCATCGAAGAGCAGGGCAAACGCATCGATCAGCCTCAGGTTGCCGAATGGATCAACCGTCCGGTCGCAGCAGGATTGCCGCGAGTTGCGATCGTGGGTGCGGGGTTGGCCGGGCTGGTCGCCGCACGCACCCTGCAGGATCATGGATTGGACGTTCAGGTGTTTGAAAAATCACGCGGCGTTGGCGGCCGATTGGCGACGCGACGTAGCGATTCGGGTGGGGGATTCGACCATGGAGCTCAGTACTTCACCGTTCGTGATGATCGATTCGCCAGACACGTGAGGAGTTGGATCCAACAGGGGTTGGTCGAGCCTTGGCTTCAGCCGATCGTGGAACTGCAGCCCGGCGGGAAGGTTGTGGAGGAAAAGTGCGGAACGCCTCGGTATGTAGGTGTTCCTGGCATGAGTGCGATTGGCAAACACTTGGCAGCCGACCTCGATGTTCGGTTGCAAACCACCGTTGGTTCGTTGCATCAAGTCGGAGAACGTTGGAAGCTGCAGATCGAGAATGCCGGTGGCAATTCCTCCGGTGCGCAAGCAAACGAAGTTGATAGTGGTGAATTCGATCGCGTGATCATGAATTGTCCACCTGCCCAAGCAGCGTCATTGTTGGCAGGGCATTCGGATCTGGAAGCCACCGCAAAACAGGTCGAGATGTTGCCGTGTTGGTCCGTGATGGTTCGCGGCGAAGGTTTGTCTGACCTTGGATACGTGGGTGCTTTTATCAACGAAGGTCCGCTTTCATGGATTGCACGAAACGATGCGAAGCCAGGTCGTACTCGAACAGATGAACCACTCAGTTCATGGGTGTTGCACGCGTCGACGGATTGGTCGCAGGAGCACTTGCAACGGCCTGCTGATTGGGTTGCGAAAGAGTTGCTTCTTGCACTGGAGCAGGCGACGGGGCAACGTTTTCATCGAGTGATCGAGAGCCAGGCACATCGTTGGCGCTACGCGAATCCTGTATCGCCTTTGGGCAACGATTGTTTGTGGGATCGAACCACCGGACTGGGAGCCTGCGGTGATTGGTGTGGCGGGCCGCGGGTCGAAGGTGCCTTCCTGAGTGGGATGGCGATGGCAGGAGCCATCTTGCGGCACGCGACGATTGACCGTGCTGCTGCGGATCGAAACGGTTTGGTTCGCGCACCTACGCCGAAGCAAACAGTCGACGTGGTTTAG